In the genome of Caenorhabditis elegans chromosome IV, the window GTCTTCCCTCACCTGAGGAATGACTATACGTGGGACAGTCCTCGATCTTCACGCTTTTTCGGTTGGCATCCCCTTTCGAAGCAGCCACATTAGCATCACGCTTTTCTGCGACCATCCTGAAAATAACATAGAATGTAAGGAATTTCAAGGTAAACAAGGTGATGAGATTACTGCGAGGGCAGACTACTGTTTATGTAAGGTTCCGGGtaaagaaaaaatgtgacgaTGATTATTAGTGACAAATAATTTAGGCCAAGTCAATATAGGTTGAATGATAATCGATTTGTTGATCTTCGAATGATCAATCGGTACAGAAGTTTGtcaaataagaagaaaaacagGAAACTATTCGAAGACATTGTAAATTTTAGGAAAAGCTTCTAACTCCAGAGAGTGGTGCAATGTTCCGTCGCAGTGTTTGCGGAgtcttgtttgaaaaattgcgcgCGAAAGTTTCAAGTGATAAGAAGCAATCGGTGAATCTAGATTTAAATGTTCCAGCTCGACTTTTTTTCGGCTGGAAGTGCAGTGAGAATATTGTTCagtattaataaaaaaaattattttaggccAATGTTGAGCATTTGAACAAACAATTTAGATCTGCTCTGAtaaaaactgttgcaaaaatttcttcatcattaattaaaataaattaatcatGAAATAAACTTGTTGTTTCTGTTTGATGACAACATAAATTCCAGGtggattaaaaattaaattttgtgaaaaagtgattttttttttgaatagtgaACCATAGAAGACATTGAACTTATCAAATGAAAGGcgagaaaaaatgggaaaaatgcGCGAAGATCAGTCAAAAATGGCCTTGTGCCTGTCGTACCGGAGGGACAGTCACAACGAGTGTTTTGATATATATCTGATGgtctttgttgaaaaattcggtTCGTTGGGGGCACGCGACACGAGAAGGGACACAGGCAAGAGACGATGGACCGACAAAGAAAAACGGGGTAAAGCTGCTAGCTGAGGCGTAGTGGAAGAAAAGTCTtaggagacgcagacggtgGTTGGTGGCCgatcaaaatatagaaagtGCACGAAAAAACGACGCGGCGGATCCTCAAAGTTAAAGAAACGGAGACGCTTTGAGAAAAGAGAGCCATGGCACGGAGGATGTGTCTGTGCCCCTGTCGATCAGATGATCTATGAATGACCGATAGGAAGAGTCAATGAgcgaacttttttcgaaattcgcaatttttccCCCTTGGTGAGGGCAGAGAACTTTGATAACTGCACtgacaaaaaagtgaacaCGTCGAACGGGAAGTTCCCGCCCTCGGAAtgaattttgcagtttttcaatAGAGAGCAGGAATTCAAAAGacatattaatatttttccattttcaactCGCCACACCAcacaaatatattttgcagctgaaaaaactaaataaaaaggGATTTACagcaagaaaaattaaaagagaaaggaatttttatttaaaaaaaaacatcgaagGAATAAATTTTGACCGTACCTCGTTGTTCGCTGCAATACCCGACTCCTTCGTTTAGACATGTTCCTTTAAAAGCAGGcctagaatttctgaaaaaacgtaaaaatatatttataaattaaagttttagggcaaaataagaatttcgaaagaattctaaaattgaatgatGCAAAAAAATAGTCAACCAATTATTTTGATCCCAGTGTCCTGCACCTAAATAAATCGCAACGTGCACTTTTCAAAAGCAAACAATATTTGTGCCGACAGTGGGCAAAAACCTCTACATTGCAGAAAAAAGAGATGATCGGATGACAAAATAACGGAACAAAGGTGAGAGAAAATAAGAGAATGCAAGaaagttgtgataaaaatAGGAACAAACAGTAGATTACCGGGGGAAAATCACTGTCGGAcaactcaaaaacttttttaaaaatatgataatctaacttttttgaagaaaaggtTATATAtgaatgcagaaaaaaatgtgttccatctggaaataatatttatttttgtcaaagttttgaaaaagatgGCCGACGTTTAACGGCACTTTTAACTGCAAACGACAACTTTCCGACACTAGTTGAGgtcttttttaaagttatcaataaaaaataaataatattttgaaaggaaacaaatatttttctacatttaaatatcaattttagttttaaaaaataagattatCATATTGAAATATACAGAATATCGTAATGTTATCGGGCACAATTTTCACTtaaattcagcattttttttatcagTCAAGCCTGTTAGTGTATATttacaataatatttttaaattcaatacaTAAATATGTATGTCACAAGTTTAATTGAAAGGAaatgtttcatgttttttcccGTAAcctttcaataaattaatcaCCCAAgacttctacagtaacccaaggAATAGCAATAGAAtcgttatttaaaaattgacttaTGAAATCATTGGCGCCATGATTACATGACACTTAACTATATACGTAACCAAGTTCCGCTGATGAGAAAGAGAAATGATGTTATGAAACTCAGTTTCCACCTGAAAATCAGCTGATAAACAACGCGGCAAGACAAACAATCTTTCATCaacacaaaaacttttttttgcttcttctgTGTTCAAGTTTCAAAGCTTATTAGACACACACCACGTCAAGATTTCATAGATCACAATTGGTAATACGAATTGGATATGGGGATGGTATATGGATCAATGAGTGAAGGTTatggttgccggttgccgaagaTGTTAGACCTCGTGTATTTCAAGCCTGCCTACTTCATGCCTTTTTCTTACCGGTCTAGGTACCTACTGCATGCCTACCTTTGTGACTACCACATTCCTGCTTACACACCTACAGCATGAAGGTTTATATGCCTACCTCATGCTTGCCTACAAACCTACTGTATACCCTATGAATATTATAACCtgtatgaatattttttagtgatgatatttaaatttgaaataaagcttttttgagaatttttctttttaacgTGACATTCTGAAAACCTAAACccctattttttatttgttctaATGTCAAAGGAGGgggaaatcattgaaaattgatttatttctCAACGAGTGCCTCATTAAGCAATCGGTTTTCGATATTAATTCTagcggaaaatcgaaaaaatgg includes:
- the F19B6.10 gene encoding uncharacterized protein (Predicted); translated protein: MGMVYGSMSEGYGCRLPKMLDLVYFKPAYFMPFSYRSRYLLHAYLCDYHIPAYTPTA